DNA from Bacteroidota bacterium:
GACCTGACGCTCAAGATGCGCGTCGTCTCCGACTCCGACAGCCTCTTCATCCTCCTCAACGAGGGCGCGGGCGACATCGTGGCCTCGCGCATCGTTCCGACGGCCGCCGACAGCGCCGACGTGGCCTTCACGAGCGCCCTCTACCGGACCGAGCCGATCCTCGTGCAGCGGGCCGAGTCCGAACTCGAACTGCCCGACTCCGTGGACTCCGTCATCGTGAAGGGGGCCGAAGCCGCCGACACGACGACGGAGTTGGTCGAGGCCATCGGCGAGGCGGAGGACCTGGCGGAGTCCGTGGAACTGAGCGCCCGGCTCATCACGCAGCCTCGCCAGCTCGCGGGCGAGGAGGTCCACCTGCCGGGCAACTCGCCCTACGAGGAGACCCTGGTCGAACTCTCCGACGCCGTCACGGGCGACATCTACGTCGTCGAACTCGGCGGCGACGTGTCGTCCGAAGAGCTGATCCGCCAGGTCTCGGCCGGCACGGTCGACTACACGGTCTCCCAGGAGAACGTCGCCGACCTGCGGAACGAGTATTACTCTAACATCACCGTGCAGCCGGTGATGGGGGCGGCGCACGACGTAGCCTGGGCCGTGCGCTCGAACGCGCCCGACCTCCAGACCGCCCTCAGCGCGTGGATCGACGACGACGCCAACAGCAGGACCGAGCGCATCCTCTACCGCAAATACTTCATCGACCGGAAGGGCTACCGCGAGCGCGTGCGGAGCGACTACCTCACCGGCGAGACCGGGGTGCTCTCGGACTACGACGACCTCCTGAAGAAGTACGCGGCCGAGATCAACTGGGACTGGCGGCTGCTCGCCTCGCAGACCTACCAGGAGTCCCGGTTCGACCCCGACGCGCAGTCGTGGGCCGGCGCGACGGGCCTCCTCCAGCTCATGCCGCCGACCGCCCGCGAGTTCGGGGTCACGAACGCCTACGACCCCGAGGACAACGTAGCCGGGGCCGTCCGCTTCATCCGCTGGCTGGAGAACTACTGGGACGACAGGATCGAGGACGAGACCCAGCGCATGCGGTTCGTGCTGGCGTCCTACAACACCGGGCACGGCCACGTCGAGGACGCCCGCCGCCTGACCGTCAAGCACGGCGGCGACGACACCGTCTGGGACGAGGTCGCCTTCTGGCTCCTCCAGAAGTCGAAGGCCGAGGTCTACACCGACCCCGTGGTGAAGTACGGCTTCGCGCGCGGCCTGGAGCCCGTGACCTACGTCGAACTGA
Protein-coding regions in this window:
- a CDS encoding transglycosylase SLT domain-containing protein; amino-acid sequence: MRFLLILCSAVALAACGDLGSGSAGLPPPVDRDLDAIAERDTLVALTTYNSTSYFLYRGEPLGYEYGLLRRFAESQDLTLKMRVVSDSDSLFILLNEGAGDIVASRIVPTAADSADVAFTSALYRTEPILVQRAESELELPDSVDSVIVKGAEAADTTTELVEAIGEAEDLAESVELSARLITQPRQLAGEEVHLPGNSPYEETLVELSDAVTGDIYVVELGGDVSSEELIRQVSAGTVDYTVSQENVADLRNEYYSNITVQPVMGAAHDVAWAVRSNAPDLQTALSAWIDDDANSRTERILYRKYFIDRKGYRERVRSDYLTGETGVLSDYDDLLKKYAAEINWDWRLLASQTYQESRFDPDAQSWAGATGLLQLMPPTAREFGVTNAYDPEDNVAGAVRFIRWLENYWDDRIEDETQRMRFVLASYNTGHGHVEDARRLTVKHGGDDTVWDEVAFWLLQKSKAEVYTDPVVKYGFARGLEPVTYVELILDRYDHYRQFVTGDGDAALAGATPQRSAPNVQALERLAGPR